The genomic interval CGTTAGAGATGGTATACTGCAAGGTACTGCTGATGCTTATTATCCCCCTCAGGCTTGGGTTCAGGATGCTCACGCAACACAGGGTGTTCTTCAGGACCACCAGGGTCATGATGAAGTTGAAGTTCTTCAGCTTCTCCTTCAGCTTAAGGAGCTGTTCCACAATAGCGGTGTCAACGTCTGACAAAGCACTGGTGCACATTTCCCCTATGCTGTTTAGAAGAGGCTCCAGAATGTCCAGCATGGTCTGGAAGGCGTCTGTACCATATTCCCAGTTGTTCTGACAAGCGTCTTTGACGCGATCCACCTCACCTTTGATGTGACTGTACGCTACGGTAATCTTAGCATGCAGCTTCTTTGTCAGCGTTGAAGACTGCCTCAAGAGGGCAGCAACCTCCTCCACGGTATCTACCACATCCTGTATGGAGAGGACGGGCAAGGAGCGAATGAGCCAGAGGTTGAACGCGTAAGGGTCACTTGGTGCGAGGACAACCTGTGGGAAATCCCGCAGTATCCTGCAGGAGAGCTCTTTCAGCTTCTGACACAGGCTGCCTGTTGTCAGGTAAGTGAACCCTCGGCAGTGCTCCATCCGCAGACCCCATCTCCCGCGGATCTCAGACACGAGCATGAGGAACAGGCAGTCGGAGTCCACGTCGCAGGGCAGGAATCCCATCAGGTGCTTCTGCGGAAAGCCGTCACTGGTGACCGAACGGACGAACACCGGGATCTGATCTTTGCCCTCTATGTTCGTCTTGTCTTggagaaggatggagaaaaAGCGAGCCATGCGTAAACTGTTGCGGATCTCCTCGCACATCACATCCTCGCCTAGCTTTAGCACTTCCTTCGATTCGATCTTTTCCGCGCAGACGGGGTTGACGCCAAGCTGGCCAACAGGGCCACTCCCCATTGACTTGGTAGCACTGATGGCTGCATTGTTGCCAATGCTGAAGCCAGTGAAAGCTAAGGTTTCCTTGAAGTAGACCTTCAGGGTTTCCTTGGCTTTGGAAGTAGCAGGATCCTCCTTATCCAGGTCCTCTTGGGCAGGATCCTGCATCGCACTGTTATCTGCTGGGTCTTCTGACAGTATCTGTCTAACCACTGTAGCCTGTGGATCATCtgagaggaaggaaaaaaataaataaataaataaataataataataataatattattattattattaataataataatatattttttaatcacCTAAAACTTAAAATTCAGGATCACTTACCTTTTGCCTTCTTTGCTTCCACAGGATGTCCTGCAGCCTgcaattagaaaaaaaacaaaaacaaaaaccacacaaatcTCCAAATATTAGGGCACTTGCAGTCTTAAGCATGAAATTAATTACAGTCTGATTTCAATCAAATGTATCGGGAAAATGAAATAACCGTAACCACCATCTATTGTCACCGTCACTGTATTGCTACTGCTCTAGAACAAACCAGCTGATTTACTACctgcctaaaaaaaaaaaaacctacacaaCTAGGTCAAATATATTTAGACTAACACAACCCACTCACAATAAGCGAAGGCCGAAGCTGCAACAGAGTGACTCAGTTTGCTTAATGAAAACAGAATCCTAATATATTTAACATAGTTAGAGCCAGGTAAACTCGCACTAAGAGACTTTGATTGGGTTTGTCTCAGTTTGCTGTCTTAAAATAAGCAGTGCACACTTCCATGCTCACGCGCCGTCGCCTGCACAAAAGCCATCTGGAGCGTATAAGGACAGCCTAAGAATCGTCCGTGACTGGCACCAATCCGAAACCCATTTTCCTATGAGCtaatatttgcatttctttGCTGTACAAAGTGACATCTTAATTTGTCTTGAATCTGACTTAAGCTCGTGAGCAGGGAAAGTATTAAAAAGGCAGAAGACCGATTTCACTACGTTAGGACCAGCTTGCCCTCTTGAACTTACCGGTGGTCTAGCTctttttctgctgctgttttgtgcaTTGTCTTTGTTGGTTGTAAAGTCAAATATAGTCGGAACTGCACCATccttcaaaacacatttaagttCACTctagaataaaatataaatgttcatGAGCAGATATCATAATACACATTTCACAAATAGAATGGATATGAAGGATAACACTGAAAAACATAAACTTTCTCCAAAAAGGAACCCCATAAACAAAGACACAATTGCATACAGAACTGCGGCTACGTTTTAGCATCACTGTCTTTATAACCCCACTCCTTGAAAGGATAGCAAACATAAATCACTATACAGTGTCCAAAAATACCAAAACTTAGGTTAGAATGACAAACCATATTAAACGCAGGGGAGAACTTACTTCTCTGTGTATCATTGACACCTCAAAATGTTTTGAGCACAGTTTGAAGTTTCTGTGCAAGTATTCAGGTGTTTTAGTCTGCAGGTCGGGTCTGCGACAGTTACCCACCCATTGTTTGCACCTAAAAATAAACGGATAAACATTTGTTCAAAATGATGGAACAAACAGGCACCCATATTTTCCTAAGCAGAGaagaaatacatatacacacacacaaacatatatatatatatatatatatatacacacacacacaaacatacatatatatatatacacacacacacaaatatatatatatatatatatatatatatatatatatatatatatatatatatatatatatatataaatgtagaaaccaagaaaagaaagagacaataaaacagcaaagcatCAAACAGTGCTGGAAATTAACACCCTGCCATTTTGAGGAGAGCCTGATGATGGCGAGCGAGCACTCGAGTCGGTGTCTTGCAGTCAATATGAAAAAGTTAGACTAAATCAATTACTTCATACACACGCTAGCGACGACTTAGTGAGTGCGAAATACGTTTAATCCCCGCATGAAGCACAACACAGCTAGCTTGGTTACGGCAACCTGCGATTGCACATATTCTGAGGATAAGACGTGCATCACATTCATTGAATCAAAGGGGGGGAAAGAATTAGCTCGCTGGCTAGCAAATAATGCTAATACGGTTACCTTATGGCCTGGGAAAAGGAAATGAAACAGAGATCGGGTTCATTTGGACACCCGGACGACGGTAGAGAATAAATGACTCACCGCTCGGGGTCTAGGGGAAACCTAAAGAAAGAGACGTTTGCCTGATCCGTACTCTGCTTACAATTCGCTGCGGCACAGCAGTCGGGCATCTTGGACTACATGCATTCACCGAGTCAGACTGAAAGCTGCATTGCAGGGGCTTCCAGCTCTAGAAGGGGCGCCTGTGCCGACGACCGCCCGCCGGGTAACGTATCGCCACGGTCACCCTGAGGTACTAGGCACTCGCTGGGATCATGCTACGAACTTGCTCGTTAGCCCAGCCGCCGAGACGTCGCTGCTTCTGCCGAGTCCACAACCAGGAAGAACACCAGTGTGGAGCGGAAATGGATGCGCTCCGATCCCAgaaacactctctcacactcactcacacacacacacacacacacacaggagggatTCGTTCCGAGGGTCGGAACGACGCTTCACGCCAACGTGAGAGAAGAGGCCGAgttaatcatttacatttacgcatgtttatttttttttttaagtgtgtatatatattatatctttcttttttaacgTTTCTGAATTTTTCgtgttttttcaattttacaCCACGAGGCggcaaggattttttttaacttgcTCACGTGAACAATTGAGGACTCGCCCCTTTTTCGCGGTCGGTGGAAtcagaaataaattaataaattgtttCGTGTTGAGGTCAGCGGCGAAACAAGCTTATATTATTTGCTTCGTTAATAATGAGcgaataaaatgaaacaaattaatttgtttcattttattcattctattcgctcattatttattttcttggagctctaataataaaatatttagagcATATAGTGTATCGGTATAGAGCGCCTAAGGTATTTCTAGTTTCTGTTGACAGTTTTATGGAgctattaaacaaaaaaattaaagtcaAACATAccagtatatttaaaatatacatgtttatacCACAACTCGAGTAACACAGAAACTaagtaaaatgttatttattttctccattTGTTCAAGGAACAGCATAATGAATGTTTAACAAGTTAACATATCACTGTGGAGGACTTTAATATTACACAAAAGAACTCCATAAAATTGTAACAGATAAAATTAACATCTTAATATTTGGCCAAACATGACATTCTAAGGACTTTAAGAGTGACTTTAATTTCCACTGCACtttcatattttacacacacacacacacacacccacccacaccctaaTAAATGAACCAGGACATTGTAGGTCTTTGCAATGCGGGACACAAccaagttgtttgtttgtttttaagcttCAAAGCACGTGGATGCCAATTCAATTACTGAGCAATCAAAACCAGCATGTACATATAAAAGATCACATTCATCCATATAAATCAGGCAGGTCTCTCTGTTGGCTCTTTGTTAGGATACATTTTCAGGTATGTCTCAACCATCAAGTCCAAGTCAGTCCCGACACCACAGTTAATGTTAAACACTGCCAGACTCTTGTTTCTGTGTATGGCAGGTGTGTCCTGCAGGTATGCCGTCAGACGTCTCCTTGCACTACTGCACTTCTCTGCAAGTGATAGGACCGGCAGGCAGCAGAGCACCTTAAGAAGTGCGCAGACATTTGGGAAAAACTTCACGTCAGACAGCTGAAGCGTTTCGTAGATGGTGGCGGGCAGCGTGACGTTCTTTGTGCCGTGTTTCCATTTGATCTTCCAACAGTTGAGCTCAGTGGGTAGCGTGTCTGGATTGGGAAGGTCACTCTTATAAATGTCCATGCTGGTCTCTTCTGTGTTGAATCTAAGCTGTCCCATGATTGCAGGCACCAGGAACAGAGACTTCAGGGCATTCAGGTGATTCTCGGAGAAGACGTCATTGAGCTCCTTAATGACGTGGTTGACCACGGGAAAGGTGAGGTGGACTTTATAGTAGGTCTCAGGTTGGATCTCCTCCCCATCATTAGGTCGTTGCTTTCTGAAGAAAAGCCTGGGAATTTTGACTGGGATTTCCAACGCAGCGGCCAAGTTGACAGCCTCTTCAAACCAGAACTCGTGGTAAACCTCAATGTTCTCAAGGACTTCGTTCAGCGAATGGAGGACAGCTGTCAGACTGCTGGCAGCAAAGAAGACCTCGCTGGTCTGTCCTTGCAGATTTTTACCAAATGCTCTGGAAAAGGAGAGCGTGTTCTTCAGCACAACCAACGTCATGACAAACTCAAAATCCGACAGAGCTTCCGATATGACGAATGCATTGTGTGCAACTTCATCACTCCATTTGAGCTCCTCGTTGTCATGGACGCTATCCATGCAGAGGAGCAGAGACTCCAGCAGGTCGACAGCCATCTCAAATGCATCATGCTGCTCCGTCCAGTTTGTACGGCAGGTCTCTTTGAGGAGAGCCGCTTTCTCCTCATTGCCCTGATAGTAGATGGAGATGGCATTTTCCAACTGATCTTGCAGTGAAGGGGATTTGCTGAAGAACTCGTCCATCTTCTTCAGCGTCGACATGACGAGTTGCACGCTCGTGAAGTTCATGCTGTTGGCCAGGAAGATGTTTAGGGAGTGACTAGAACTGGGAGTGAGCACTGCTAATGGGTACTGCTCACTCAGTCTAACAGCCACCGCTTTGACCTTAAAAGCA from Electrophorus electricus isolate fEleEle1 chromosome 17, fEleEle1.pri, whole genome shotgun sequence carries:
- the thap12a gene encoding THAP domain containing 12a isoform X2; amino-acid sequence: MDKDASQSANGQDADGGPQLSDEEREHREYLRSLFDVVIMMGRQNIPLHGHSEKQPRNKSFTPSNFQALLEYRINAGDEVLRRKFETSAVNLEYCSSTQLQQMLEVSEKCVREELLGDVKEVRLFSLVMDNLVEISGENHLPLFIRFVDQTNCLREEFLGFLLFEGEVEAISECLATEVTEKYGMRMEDCRGQAYFSTGVYAFKVKAVAVRLSEQYPLAVLTPSSSHSLNIFLANSMNFTSVQLVMSTLKKMDEFFSKSPSLQDQLENAISIYYQGNEEKAALLKETCRTNWTEQHDAFEMAVDLLESLLLCMDSVHDNEELKWSDEVAHNAFVISEALSDFEFVMTLVVLKNTLSFSRAFGKNLQGQTSEVFFAASSLTAVLHSLNEVLENIEVYHEFWFEEAVNLAAALEIPVKIPRLFFRKQRPNDGEEIQPETYYKVHLTFPVVNHVIKELNDVFSENHLNALKSLFLVPAIMGQLRFNTEETSMDIYKSDLPNPDTLPTELNCWKIKWKHGTKNVTLPATIYETLQLSDVKFFPNVCALLKVLCCLPVLSLAEKCSSARRRLTAYLQDTPAIHRNKSLAVFNINCGVGTDLDLMVETYLKMYPNKEPTERPA
- the thap12a gene encoding THAP domain containing 12a isoform X1, with the protein product MPNFCAALHCSRMSSHSVLAFFRFPRDPERCKKWVENCCRSDLRDKTPEHLNKYHRLCARHFEPDLILKTSPFRTVLKDTAIPTIFDHPSRKRANDQEAEDDATKAKVKKVEEEENMDKDASQSANGQDADGGPQLSDEEREHREYLRSLFDVVIMMGRQNIPLHGHSEKQPRNKSFTPSNFQALLEYRINAGDEVLRRKFETSAVNLEYCSSTQLQQMLEVSEKCVREELLGDVKEVRLFSLVMDNLVEISGENHLPLFIRFVDQTNCLREEFLGFLLFEGEVEAISECLATEVTEKYGMRMEDCRGQAYFSTGVYAFKVKAVAVRLSEQYPLAVLTPSSSHSLNIFLANSMNFTSVQLVMSTLKKMDEFFSKSPSLQDQLENAISIYYQGNEEKAALLKETCRTNWTEQHDAFEMAVDLLESLLLCMDSVHDNEELKWSDEVAHNAFVISEALSDFEFVMTLVVLKNTLSFSRAFGKNLQGQTSEVFFAASSLTAVLHSLNEVLENIEVYHEFWFEEAVNLAAALEIPVKIPRLFFRKQRPNDGEEIQPETYYKVHLTFPVVNHVIKELNDVFSENHLNALKSLFLVPAIMGQLRFNTEETSMDIYKSDLPNPDTLPTELNCWKIKWKHGTKNVTLPATIYETLQLSDVKFFPNVCALLKVLCCLPVLSLAEKCSSARRRLTAYLQDTPAIHRNKSLAVFNINCGVGTDLDLMVETYLKMYPNKEPTERPA